Proteins encoded together in one Vigna angularis cultivar LongXiaoDou No.4 chromosome 5, ASM1680809v1, whole genome shotgun sequence window:
- the LOC108339731 gene encoding protein MAINTENANCE OF MERISTEMS-like: MARTRGASFNSRGESSRGESSSQGEARRRPTVSARRSRAAPIQHDPIIEERVVEEQTYEAYETHGEENAFEAPNDDDDEEEHADVHDIQEDVAGFPGGPHDHSLLTHYVQHVAYAISQGRDRGDTLKLISHGKKVNKLGPCHEGIQDILLNSSLMPLTGICYDYVDKGLLLGFIERWHFETSSFHLPIGEMSITLDDVSTLLHLPVMGQMCDLEELEFEEARTALVQLLGVDGGTAGSEMEDARGPKVRLSWLREIYVQRCESQHWDYAARAYLLHLVGCTIFANKSASSIRVSYLLLFRDVHACGRYAWGVAALAYLYDQLGDASLASTKQMAGYLTLFQSWIYEHFPSMGRRRLVASYDDTTPRAMRWQSPRQSSTLTEIRSQLDALTYSGVVWHPYEGHRGIRPFFGICMYSGWIRIGDTLCRHLPERVLRQFGFQQDIPRSPTTVPDADVVAIDHMWLHFRAHVVSNVRHAASPSDCVDGYIQWFRRVSHPYIIVAADDARPALAPRQRPDVPREARPHRRSSPPSPSGAVARFRRMARMLQSLISCHHVTEGIVAHQVSVDLLQIANEGIDEYSTTRREQRHVRGRRSTSN, from the exons ATGGCAAGAACACGTGGTGCATCTTTTAATTCTCGAGGAGAGAGTTCTCGAGGAGAGAGTTCGTCGCAGGGCGAAGCTCGAAGAAGACCTACCGTTTCTGCTCGTAGAAGTCGGGCAGCTCCTATCCAGCATGACCCCATAATTGAGGAGCGAGTCGTTGAGGAACAAACATATGAGGCGTATGAGACTCATGGAGAGGAGAATGCATTTGAGGCCCCTAACGATGATGACGATGAGGAGGAGCATGCAGATGTTCATGACATACAAGAGGATGTCGCTGGATTTCCTGGAGGTCCACACGATCATTCATTGCTGACgcactatgttcagcatgtAGCTTATGCTATTTCCCAAGGCCGG GATCGAGGGGACACACTGAAGTTGATCTCCCAcggaaaaaaagtaaataagttaggACCATGCCACGAGGGAATTCAAGACATTCTGTTGAATTCCAGTTTGATGCCTCTTACAGGGATTTGTTATGATTACGTTGATAAGGGGTTACTCCTCGGATTCATAGAGAGGTGGCATTTTGAGACCAGTAGTTTCCATCTCCCTATAGGGGAGATGTCGATTACTCTTGATGACGTCTCGACATTACTTCACCTGCCCGTGATGGGGCAAATGTGTGATTTGGAGGAGTTGGAGTTTGAGGAGGCTCGTACAGCCCTTGTGCAACTACTCGGCGTTGATGGTGGCACAGCAGGTTCTGAGATGGAGGACGCACGTGGTCCGAAAGTCAGACTCAGCtggcttagagagatatatgttcAGAGGTGTGAGTCGCAGCATTGGGACTATGCTGCTAGAGCATATTTGTTGCATCTAGTAGGATGCACAATTTTTGCAAATAAGAGTGCCAGTTCTATACGCGTGTCTTACTTATTGTTATTTAGAGACGTACACGCGTGTGGCAGATATGCCTGGGGTGTTGCTGCACTCGCCTATTTGTACGACCAGCTCGGGGATGCGAGTCTCGCCTCCACGAAGCAGATGGCTGGATATTTGACTCTATTTCAG agttGGATATACGAACATTTCCCTAGTATGGGGAGGAGGCGGTTGGTAGCTTCTTACGATGACACCACACCACGTGCCATGAGGTGGCAGAGCCCTAGGCAGAGTTCCACTCTCACAGAGATTCGATCACAGTTGGATGCGCTGACATACAGTGGAGTTGTATGGCATCCGTATGAGGGGCATCGGGGCATTCGGCCATTCTTCGGCATCTGTATGTATTCTGGATGGATTCGGATTGGTGACACCCTTTGTCGTCATTTGCCTGAGCGTGTGCTGAGGCAATTTGGGTTTCAGCAAGACATTCCACGATCACCGACTACGGTtccagatgcagatgtagtggccATTGATCATATGTGGTTGCACTTCAGAGCTCACGTTGTGAGTAATGTCAGACATGCAGCATCCCCTTCTGACTGTGTTGATGGGTACATTCAGTGGTTCAGGAGGGTTTCGCATCCTTATATTATTGTTGCTGCAGATGACGCGCGACCGGCTCTTGCACCTAGGCAACGCCCCGATGTTCCACGGGAGGCACGACCCCATCGTAGATCGTCTCCACCTTCACCATCTGGCGCCGtg GCTAGATTTAGGCGAATGGCGAGAATGTTACAGTCCTTGATATCGTGTCATCATGTCACCGAGGGTATTGTTGCACATCAGGTGTCAGTGGACCTGCTTCAGATTGCTAATGAAGGCATCGACGAATATTCCACCACTAGGAGAGAGCAGAGGCATGTGCGTGGTAGACGGTCGACGTCTAATTGA
- the LOC128193358 gene encoding uncharacterized protein LOC128193358 — MEGDQRLLIKERTSTSEEESSLVKRVRNESKLMWIVAAPAIFTRFSTFSINVISQAFVGHIGSREVATFALVFTVLISFVNGILEARFNGPTSKLLPRFRFLMFLPLPSLYFLFSNPSPLDFFSACSTTLLISLNLLLFTRLFPAKFSSLSSSSSSTHPVVWSIGSNPKQVKSTSWGHWVQVYSNGDVYEGEFQKGKCWGSGVYHCHMSGRYEGDWVDGKYDGCGWKHGQGGAGSTVVMYMVVNGSNGQCHGFGVHTCYDGSRHVGGFKWGVKHGHGEYHFRFTGILIWIYCALRVGTHNAKVLLL, encoded by the exons ATGGAGGGAGATCAAAGGTTGTTGATCAAAGAGCGAACATCAACATCAGAAGAGGAATCATCACTGGTGAAGAGGGTGCGGAATGAGAGCAAGTTGATGTGGATAGTGGCAGCACCAGCCATATTCACTAGGTTCTCCACCTTCAGTATCAATGTTATAAGCCAGGCTTTTGTTGGTCATATTGGTTCAAGAGAAGTCGCCACTTTTGCTCTTGTTTTCACTGTTCTCATAAGCTTTGTCAATGGTATTCTG GAGGCTCGATTCAATGGACCAACTTCCAAGCTTCTCCCTCGCTTCCGTTTCCTCATGTTCCTCCCCCTTCCTTCCCTCTACTTTCTCTTTTCAAACCCTAGCCCTTTGGATTTCTTCTCCGCTTGCTCAACAACACTATTGATTTCCCTCAACCTGTTGCTCTTCACTCGATTGTTCCCTGCCAAATTTTCATCattgtcttcttcttcctcttctactcACCCTGTGGTGTGGTCCATTGGGTCGAACCCTAAGCAAGTGAAGAGCACAAGTTGGGGACATTGGGTTCAAGTTTACAGCAATGGGGATGTGTACGAGGGTGAATTCCAAAAGGGAAAGTGTTGGGGAAGTGGGGTTTATCACTGTCACATGAGTGGGAGGTATGAGGGGGATTGGGTTGATGGGAAGTATGATGGGTGTGGGTGGAAACATGGGCAAGGGGGAGCAG GTTCTACTGTGGTGATGTATATGGTGGTGAATGGGTCTAATGGGCAGTGTCATGGGTTTGGAGTCCACACTTGCTATGATGGGAGCCGCCATGTTGGGGGGTTCAAATGGGGTGTCAAACATGGACACGGAGAGTACCATTTCAG ATTTACAGGTATATTGATTTGGATTTACTGTGCTTTACGAGTTGGAACTCATAATGCCAAAGTTTTGTTGCTCTAG
- the LOC128196755 gene encoding uncharacterized protein LOC128196755, with product MKKRRVPMIDQFHSTTHPFIVDVVDVVADGHCGYRCIAALLGLGEDSWPVVRNELYKELSAWRDEYASLVGGYDRLEELRSSLLVQSLSAANTSKWMTLPDIGYAIANRYNVILVCLSYSQNYTIFPLRSTPPSDITQHRLICIGHVHRCHFVQVKLQEGCPLPTVNIMSSTHCYPEARAWSSIYTSRMHAFEQLMDITTSYVDLGDS from the exons ATGAAGAAAAGGAGAGTTCCAATGATAGACCAGTTTCATTCTACTACTCACCCCTTCATTGTGgacgttgttgatgttgtggctGATGGTCACTGTGGGTATAGATGCATTGCTGCGTTGTTGGGACTcggagaagattcatggcccGTTGTGAGGAATGAGTTGTACAAAGAACTCAGTGCTTGGCGTGATGAATATGCAAGCCTAGTAGGAGGCTATGATAGACTAGAAGAACTGAGGTCCTCTTTGTTGGTGCAGTCACTGTCCGCG GCTAACACGAGCAAGTGGATGACATTACCAGACATTGGTTATGCAATTGCTAACCGATATAACGTTATCTTAGTGTGTTTGTCATACTCTCAAAATTATACTATCTTTCCACTACGTTCCACACCACCTTCTGATATCACTCAACATCGCTTAATTTGTATAGGACATGTTCATAGATGTCATTTTGTGCAG GTTAAGCTACAAGAAGGTTGTCCGTTGCCCACGGTGAATATCATGTCCTCAACCCACTGTTATCCTGAGGCACGAGCATGGTCATCTATTTATACTAGTAGGATGCACGCATTTGAACAGTTGATGGACATAACAACATCTTATGTTGACTTAGGTGAttcatga
- the LOC108339448 gene encoding phosphatidylinositol 4-phosphate 5-kinase 8-like isoform X1 — MLLPLPSLYFLFSNPSHLDFFSVIACSTVLLISLNLALLLFTRLFPAKFSSSSSSSFFSTHPVVWSIGSNPKQVKSTSWRCWVQVYSNGDVYEGEFQKGKCWGNGVYHCHMSGRYEGDWVDGKYDGYGVETWARGSRHRGQYREGLRHEMGIYRFYCGDVYGGEWSNGQCHGFGVHTCYDGCRRYVGGSNGVSNMDMDSNISEMGTNTLNILPTRCMVTIPNLKIVYFKSNYLELRILHSL; from the exons ATGTTGCTCCCCCTTCCTTCCCTCTACTTTCTCTTTTCAAACCCTAGCCATTTGGATTTCTTCTCCGTCATCGCATGCTCAACAGTACTATTGATTTCCCTCAATCTGGCACTGTTGCTCTTCACTCGATTGTTCCCCGCCAAattttcatcatcttcttcttcctccttctttTCTACTCACCCTGTGGTGTGGTCCATTGGGTCGAACCCTAAGCAAGTGAAGAGCACAAGTTGGAGATGTTGGGTTCAAGTTTACAGCAATGGGGATGTGTACGAGGGTGAATTCCAAAAGGGAAAGTGTTGGGGAAATGGGGTTTATCACTGTCACATGAGTGGGAGGTATGAGGGGGATTGGGTTGATGGGAAGTATGATGGGTATGGTGTGGAGACATGGGCAAGGGGGAGCAGGCATAGAGGGCAGTATAGGGAAGGTTTGAGGCATGAAATGGGGATCTATAGGTTCTACTGTGGTGATGTATATGGTGGTGAGTGGTCTAATGGGCAGTGTCATGGGTTTGGAGTCCACACTTGCTATGATGGGTGCCGCCGCTATGTTGGGGGATCAAATGGGGTGTCAAACATGGACATGGACAGTAACATTTCAG AAATGGGGACAAATACACTGAATATTTTGCCGACAAGATGCATGGTCACTATTCCGAATTTAAAAATTGTCTATttcaaaagtaattatttaGAGTTGAGAATTTTACATAGTTTATAA
- the LOC108339448 gene encoding phosphatidylinositol 4-phosphate 5-kinase 7-like isoform X3, with product MLLPLPSLYFLFSNPSHLDFFSVIACSTVLLISLNLALLLFTRLFPAKFSSSSSSSFFSTHPVVWSIGSNPKQVKSTSWRCWVQVYSNGDVYEGEFQKGKCWGNGVYHCHMSGRYEGDWVDGKYDGYGVETWARGSRHRGQYREGLRHEMGIYRFYCGDVYGGEWSNGQCHGFGVHTCYDGCRRYVGGSNGVSNMDMDSNISGTRE from the exons ATGTTGCTCCCCCTTCCTTCCCTCTACTTTCTCTTTTCAAACCCTAGCCATTTGGATTTCTTCTCCGTCATCGCATGCTCAACAGTACTATTGATTTCCCTCAATCTGGCACTGTTGCTCTTCACTCGATTGTTCCCCGCCAAattttcatcatcttcttcttcctccttctttTCTACTCACCCTGTGGTGTGGTCCATTGGGTCGAACCCTAAGCAAGTGAAGAGCACAAGTTGGAGATGTTGGGTTCAAGTTTACAGCAATGGGGATGTGTACGAGGGTGAATTCCAAAAGGGAAAGTGTTGGGGAAATGGGGTTTATCACTGTCACATGAGTGGGAGGTATGAGGGGGATTGGGTTGATGGGAAGTATGATGGGTATGGTGTGGAGACATGGGCAAGGGGGAGCAGGCATAGAGGGCAGTATAGGGAAGGTTTGAGGCATGAAATGGGGATCTATAGGTTCTACTGTGGTGATGTATATGGTGGTGAGTGGTCTAATGGGCAGTGTCATGGGTTTGGAGTCCACACTTGCTATGATGGGTGCCGCCGCTATGTTGGGGGATCAAATGGGGTGTCAAACATGGACATGGACAGTAACATTTCAG GCACCAGAGAATAA
- the LOC108339448 gene encoding phosphatidylinositol 4-phosphate 5-kinase 2-like isoform X2, whose amino-acid sequence MLLPLPSLYFLFSNPSHLDFFSVIACSTVLLISLNLALLLFTRLFPAKFSSSSSSSFFSTHPVVWSIGSNPKQVKSTSWRCWVQVYSNGDVYEGEFQKGKCWGNGVYHCHMSGRYEGDWVDGKYDGYGVETWARGSRHRGQYREGLRHEMGIYRFYCGDVYGGEWSNGQCHGFGVHTCYDGCRRYVGGSNGVSNMDMDSNISEQSQWKVLQGCDCH is encoded by the exons ATGTTGCTCCCCCTTCCTTCCCTCTACTTTCTCTTTTCAAACCCTAGCCATTTGGATTTCTTCTCCGTCATCGCATGCTCAACAGTACTATTGATTTCCCTCAATCTGGCACTGTTGCTCTTCACTCGATTGTTCCCCGCCAAattttcatcatcttcttcttcctccttctttTCTACTCACCCTGTGGTGTGGTCCATTGGGTCGAACCCTAAGCAAGTGAAGAGCACAAGTTGGAGATGTTGGGTTCAAGTTTACAGCAATGGGGATGTGTACGAGGGTGAATTCCAAAAGGGAAAGTGTTGGGGAAATGGGGTTTATCACTGTCACATGAGTGGGAGGTATGAGGGGGATTGGGTTGATGGGAAGTATGATGGGTATGGTGTGGAGACATGGGCAAGGGGGAGCAGGCATAGAGGGCAGTATAGGGAAGGTTTGAGGCATGAAATGGGGATCTATAGGTTCTACTGTGGTGATGTATATGGTGGTGAGTGGTCTAATGGGCAGTGTCATGGGTTTGGAGTCCACACTTGCTATGATGGGTGCCGCCGCTATGTTGGGGGATCAAATGGGGTGTCAAACATGGACATGGACAGTAACATTTCAG AACAATCTCAGTGGAAGGTGCTACAAGGCTGTGATTGTCATTAA
- the LOC128196735 gene encoding PKS-NRPS hybrid synthetase cheA-like, whose product MAFDLGFVVVIVRSDIATGVRGRKTYVKLGCERGGKYRKYKADAVASVYGTRKCECPFRLKGKPCSNGAGWVLKVMCGHHNHELAETLVGHPYAGRLNTSEKSLLVDMTKSKVTPANILLTLKQNNDRNVTTIKQIYNARHAYKRSLRGSRTELQQLMMLLDRDKYIHWSRCVDDSKVVTDLFWTHPDAVKLLNSFNVVFMMDSTYKTNRYRLPLLEIVGMTSTGLTFSAAFAFLSTERQSNFTWALEKLKGLFLTSEGGPKVIVTDRDLALMNAISSVFPESYQMLCRFHILKNVKAKCKMLVHSTEVWEVLMDAWENVMDCADESLFAEYVNGFEYASRSWPLFFEYVNQNWIIPYSTYFVKFWTNKVMHLGNTTTNRAESAHWSLKKVLANSMSDLCYCWDSIHNVIILQHNKIKASFESSLLLRSDYFKGYIYRELIGRVSRYALDLIAKELKIVHQIGLDSSKCGCVLRRTFGVPCACELARYDPRMIPLGEFHIMWRRLHFSNVELNETKPQLSIKDELKQVEERFNEVDIGGKVTIKQKLLEIVCPTLTSMVPPLHKVKTKGAQKSKVKRSERSTTIFICEK is encoded by the exons ATGGCTTTTGatttaggatttgttgtggTAATAGTAAGATCTGACATAGCTACTGGTGTACGGGGAAGAAAAACGTATGTCAAGCTTGGATGTGAAAGAGGAGGAAAATATAGGAAATACAAAGCTGATGCAGTGGCTAGTGTATACGGCACTCGTAAATGTGAATGTCCGTTTAGATTAAAGGGTAAACCATGTTCAAATGGGGCCGGATGGGTGTTGAAGGTGATGTGTGGACATCACAACCATGAGTTGGCTGAAACTTTAGTGGGTCACCCTTACGCTGGCAGGTTAAATACGAGTGAGAAGTCATTACTGGTTGATATGACAAAGAGTAAAGTTAcacctgcaaatattttattaacactcaaacaaaataatgatcgaAATGTGACAACGATTAAACAAATCTACAACGCAAGGCATGCGTATAAACGATCATTAAGAGGGTCCAGAACTgaactacaacaacttatgatgttgttggatcgGGATAAGTACATTCACTGGAGTAGGTGTGTTGATGATTCAAAGGTTGTTACTGACTTGTTTTGGACACATCCTGATGCGGTGAAattgttaaactcatttaatgttgtatttatgatggattccacatataaaacaaatagatatagaCTTCCGTTGCTTGAGATTGTGGGTATGACGTCTACAGGGTTAACCTTCTCAGCAGCATTTGCTTTCTTGTCTACTGAAAGGCAGAGTAATTTCACATGGGCTTTGGAAAAGctgaaaggtttatttttaacatctgaGGGTGGTCCTAAAGTTATTGTGACTGACCGAGACTTGGCTTTGATGAATGCCATATCAAGTGTATTCCCTGAGTCATATCAGATGTTATGTCGGTTCcacatccttaaaaatgttaaagctaaatgcaaaatgttagttCATTCTACTGAGGTTTGGGAAGTGTTGATGGATGCATGGGAAAATGTGATGGATTGTGCTGATGAAAGCTTGTTTGCTGAGTATGTGAATGGTTTTGAATACGCAAGCAGATCATGGCctttgttctttgaatatgttAATCAGAATTGGATTATTCCGTACAGCACATACTTTGTAAAGTTCTGGACGAACAAAGTAATGCATTTAGggaacacaaccacaaatag ggcTGAATCTGCTCATTGGAGCCTGAAGAAAGTTCTGGCCAATAGTATGAGTGATTTGTGTTATTGTTGGGATAGTATTCATAACGTCATTATCTtacaacacaacaagattaaggcgtcatttgaaagtagtttgttGCTCAGGAGTGACTATTTTAAAGGCTACATATATAGAGAACTTATTGGGCGTGTGTCTCGATATGCATTGGATCTCATTGCTaaggaattgaaaatagtgCACCAGATAGGATTGGACTCCTCAAAGTGTGGATGCGTATTGAGACGTACATTTGGTGTCCCATGTGCATGTGAATTAGCACGATATGATCCTAGGATGATCCCATTAGGTGAATTTCATATCATGTGGCGAAGATTGCATTTctcaaatgttgaattaaatgaaactaaGCCTCAGTTATCCATTAAAGATGAGTTGAAACAAGTAGAAGAACGATTCAATGAGGTTGACATTGGCGGTAAAGTCACCATCAAGCAGAAGTTACTTGAGATTGTTTGTCCTACATTGACATCAATGGTCCCTCCATTACATAAAGTCAAGACAAAGGGTGCAcaaaaaagtaaagttaaaCGAAGTGAAAGGTCTACTAC AATCTTCATCTGTGAGAAGTAA
- the LOC108338806 gene encoding putative pentatricopeptide repeat-containing protein At1g02420, whose translation MLVRRFSVKSPLNCALPSTVFPHWFSSSNENDDVQKVFGILSSTSTPEQLKQSLKSSGVFLSNELIDQVLKRVRFSHGNPSQTLEFFRYTGRRKGFYHTAFSLDTMLYILGRSRMFGHVWDLLVECRRKDQTAITARTVMVVLARIAKVCSVRQTVDSFRKFRKLVTEFDTNCFNALLRTLCQEKSMTDARNVYHSLKHQFRPNLQTFNILLSGWKTPEDAEGFLKEMKEMGVTPDVVTYNSLVDVYCKGREIEKAYKVLEEMREQDLSPDVITYTCIIGGLGLIGQPDKARDVLKEMKEYGCYPDAAAYNAAIRNFCIAKRLGDAYGLVEEMVSKGLSPNATTYNLFFRVFYWSNDLHNSWTMYNRMMVEGCLPNTQSCMFLIRLFRKYEKVDMALQLWGNMVEKGFGSYTLVSDVLFDLLCDMGKLEEAEKCFLEMIEKGQKPSNVSFRRIKVLMELANRHEALESLTQKISIFGGPLQLHQSSMSKTETPDSLFTNS comes from the coding sequence atgttggtGAGGCGTTTCTCAGTGAAATCGCCGTTGAATTGCGCTCTTCCCTCAACCGTATTTCCACACTGGTTTTCAAGCTCCAATGAAAACGATGACGTACAAAAAGTGTTCGGCATACTCAGCAGCACCTCCACGCCGGAGCAACTGAAACAATCCCTGAAATCAAGCGGTGTTTTCCTCTCCAATGAATTGATCGATCAAGTTCTCAAGAGGGTTCGCTTCAGCCATGGGAACCCCTCCCAAACGCTTGAGTTTTTTCGTTACACCGGAAGAAGGAAAGGGTTTTACCACACTGCGTTTTCCCTCGACACCATGCTCTACATTCTTGGAAGAAGCCGCATGTTTGGTCACGTTTGGGACCTCTTAGTCGAATGCCGTCGAAAAGACCAAACGGCCATAACGGCTCGCACCGTTATGGTCGTGTTGGCCAGAATTGCCAAAGTGTGTTCAGTTCGACAAACGGTGGACTCGTTTAGAAAGTTCAGGAAGCTGGTGACTGAGTTTGATACTAATTGTTTCAATGCTCTGTTGAGAACGCTGTGTCAGGAGAAGAGCATGACTGATGCTAGAAACGTTTACCATAGTTTGAAGCATCAGTTTCGCCCTAATTTACAGACTTTTAACATTCTTCTTTCCGGGTGGAAGACCCCTGAGGATGCTGAGGGGTTCTTGAAGGAGATGAAGGAAATGGGGGTGACACCTGATGTTGTTACATACAATAGTTTGGTGGATGTTTACTGCAAGGGGAGGGAAATTGAGAAGGCGTATAAGGTGCTTGAGGAAATGCGTGAACAGGATTTGTCGCCGGATGTGATCACGTATACATGTATCATTGGTGGGTTAGGGTTGATTGGGCAGCCTGATAAAGCCAGAGATGTTTTGAAGGAGATGAAGGAGTATGGGTGTTACCCTGATGCTGCAGCCTACAATGCTGCCATCAGGAATTTCTGCATTGCAAAGAGGCTTGGTGATGCTTATGGTTTGGTGGAGGAGATGGTGAGCAAGGGTTTGAGTCCGAATGCAACTACTTACAATTTGTTCTTTAGGGTATTTTACTGGTCCAATGATTTGCATAACTCTTGGACCATGTACAATAGGATGATGGTTGAGGGGTGCCTTCCGAATACGCAGTCTTGTATGTTCTTGATAAGGTTGTTTAGAAAGTATGAGAAGGTGGATATGGCGCTGCAGTTATGGGGGAACATGGTGGAAAAGGGTTTTGGGTCGTATACCTTGGTTTCTGACGTGCTGTTTGACTTGCTTTGTGATATGGGGAAGTTGGAAGAAGCAGAGAAGTGCTTCTTGGAGATGATTGAAAAGGGGCAGAAACCGAGTAATGTGTCGTTTAGAAGAATTAAGGTTCTCATGGAACTAGCGAATAGACACGAGGCCCTTGAGAGCTTGACGCAGAAAATATCCATATTTGGGGGACCACTCCAATTGCATCAAAGTTCAATGAGCAAAACTGAGACACCGGATTCTCTCTTTACTAATAGTTAG